The Thermoanaerobacterium thermosaccharolyticum DSM 571 region ACTCCTTAGCATTGTTGACAAAGACATCGAGTCTTAAGCCTGTCTCTTTATAAAAGCTTGATTCTATACTCATTCCACTTCCTAAATCTCTAAGCATCTCTCTTATTGTTCCCATTCCATATTTATCGCTTATAGCCTTTGTCACTTGAAAAGCCCTTTTATAAGCAAGCATTTCATCAAGCGAATTAAAATCGTTCTTCAATTGCTCATAAGTGTACGGGGCACCATTATAGTTTAAATCTTTTCCCCATTCATAGCCATCCTGTCTGTACTCTTCTAAAAGAGCAATACCTTCTGTAAACCATATAGGATAATTTCCATTTGCAATATCATCTACAACAAGATGAGTAAACTCGTGCACAACAGGTCCTTCATATTGAAATACCTTTGTTACATCCTGCCCAGGAGATATCCAAAGCGATGGCGATTCTATGCTAATTACACCATTTAAGTATATGCCCATAGCATTTTCCCCTTTTGCAAGAGAAAAATCTTTGTTCATCTCATCAGGATTGTTATAAACTATAATAGTTGATTTGCCTTTTGGAGTATATCCCAAATCTTTTATAATATCATAATAATGTTTCTCAGCCGTATTAATAATAAGGTCAACATATTTGCTATCTGGTTCTGTGTACCTTATAATAAAATGTTTGCCTTCCTTTGTCTTAAAATTCTTAATGCTATTTTCAATTTTATCTTTTCCAATTACTTTATACACCGGATATGCTTTTGTCAAGATACTGCCATTCAACAAAATAGCAAGTACAAAAACAATAAAT contains the following coding sequences:
- a CDS encoding peptidase MA family metallohydrolase, which translates into the protein MRKNKNLVAIVFIVFVLAILLNGSILTKAYPVYKVIGKDKIENSIKNFKTKEGKHFIIRYTEPDSKYVDLIINTAEKHYYDIIKDLGYTPKGKSTIIVYNNPDEMNKDFSLAKGENAMGIYLNGVISIESPSLWISPGQDVTKVFQYEGPVVHEFTHLVVDDIANGNYPIWFTEGIALLEEYRQDGYEWGKDLNYNGAPYTYEQLKNDFNSLDEMLAYKRAFQVTKAISDKYGMGTIREMLRDLGSGMSIESSFYKETGLRLDVFVNNAKE